A genomic stretch from Chryseobacterium sp. SNU WT5 includes:
- the infB gene encoding translation initiation factor IF-2 produces the protein MPKIRLNKAVKEFNISMTRLVEFLQAKGIEVESNPNAQLEESAYSALEAEFRKDGEQRKASHEVVIAKVPEEKLEIEPAQPEVIRAKSSLKPETRILGKIDLDQKKPEVKEEQPAPPAEEPKPMVEKLTTSEKQEFKVLDKIDLSQIQGNKPRSSKKDQPKKTEPIAEKPVVEEPVETPAAPASVEAPAPAVETPKPAEAPESDKIETVYKKLEGVKILKQTVDLSQFNKPKPSANSAAAKKKRKRIEKPNPTGGATQQGTQGNRPPGQGGNRPPGQGQGNRPPGQGGGNRPGGGYQGGGNRGPARRGPVMPVELTDEQVKNQIKETLEKLTSKAGKNKGAKYRKEKRVYRREQDERQDEIDAADRTLKVTEFITVGELASLMSVSPTEVISACFSLGVMVTMNQRLEADTLLLVADEFGYTIEFSDADVEESAIEEDTDTAEDLKDRAPIVTVMGHVDHGKTSLLDYIRKTNVIAGESGGITQHIGAYNVKLENGQRITFLDTPGHEAFTAMRARGAQITDIAIIVIAADDDVMPQTKEAISHAQAAGVPMIIAINKVDRPNANPDNIRQQLSAMNVLVEEWGGNVQSQEVSAKFGNNMDALLEKVLLQAEILELKANPDKNASGVVIEASLDKGRGYISTILVQAGTLKVGDYVLAGKNHGKVKAILDERGKSLDEAGPSIPVTVLGLDGAPTAGDKFRVFEDEREAKTIATKREQLQREQSVRTKKHVTLDELGRRIALGDFKELNIILKGDVDGSVEALSDQLQSLSTEEISVKIIHQGVGQITESDVLLAAASDAIMIGFNVRAGVNAKELADKEEIEIRTYSIIYKAIDEVKEAMEGMLSPEIKEQVIGNVEIRETFKITKVGTIAGCMVLTGKVTRNSKIRLLRDGIVKFEGELESLKRFKDDAKEVTKGYECGLNIKGYNDIEVGDILEVYEEISVKKKLK, from the coding sequence ATGCCAAAAATTAGATTAAACAAAGCGGTTAAGGAATTTAATATTTCGATGACAAGACTTGTAGAATTCCTACAGGCCAAAGGAATCGAGGTAGAAAGTAATCCGAACGCTCAATTGGAAGAATCGGCATATTCTGCATTAGAAGCTGAGTTTCGCAAAGACGGGGAACAAAGAAAAGCTTCTCATGAGGTGGTGATCGCAAAAGTTCCAGAAGAAAAACTGGAAATTGAGCCGGCACAACCTGAGGTAATAAGAGCCAAATCGAGTTTGAAACCTGAGACCAGAATTTTAGGAAAAATTGATTTAGATCAAAAGAAACCTGAAGTGAAGGAAGAGCAACCAGCTCCTCCAGCTGAAGAACCAAAACCAATGGTAGAGAAATTAACCACGTCTGAAAAGCAGGAATTCAAAGTTTTGGATAAAATTGATTTATCACAAATTCAAGGCAACAAGCCAAGATCCTCCAAAAAAGATCAGCCTAAAAAAACAGAACCCATCGCAGAGAAACCTGTAGTGGAAGAACCTGTTGAAACTCCGGCTGCGCCAGCTTCGGTCGAAGCTCCAGCTCCTGCTGTAGAAACGCCCAAACCGGCAGAAGCTCCAGAGTCTGATAAAATTGAAACGGTTTATAAAAAATTAGAAGGAGTAAAAATTCTGAAACAAACAGTTGATTTATCTCAGTTTAATAAACCAAAGCCTTCTGCTAATTCCGCAGCAGCTAAAAAGAAAAGAAAACGTATTGAGAAGCCAAACCCAACGGGTGGTGCGACTCAGCAAGGTACTCAGGGTAATAGGCCTCCAGGTCAAGGTGGCAATCGCCCGCCAGGTCAGGGTCAGGGCAATCGCCCACCAGGTCAAGGTGGTGGTAACCGACCAGGTGGTGGTTATCAAGGTGGTGGAAACAGAGGTCCTGCAAGAAGAGGTCCTGTTATGCCAGTTGAATTAACGGATGAGCAAGTTAAAAATCAAATTAAAGAAACTTTAGAAAAACTGACCAGTAAAGCCGGTAAAAATAAAGGAGCTAAATATAGAAAAGAAAAGAGAGTTTACCGAAGAGAACAAGACGAGCGTCAGGATGAAATTGATGCGGCTGACAGAACTCTAAAAGTAACTGAGTTTATTACTGTAGGCGAATTAGCATCATTAATGAGCGTTAGTCCCACAGAAGTAATTTCTGCTTGTTTCTCATTAGGAGTAATGGTAACAATGAATCAGCGTTTAGAAGCTGATACATTATTACTTGTAGCTGATGAATTTGGATATACTATTGAATTCTCTGATGCGGATGTAGAAGAATCTGCAATCGAAGAAGATACTGATACAGCAGAGGATCTGAAGGATAGAGCGCCAATCGTAACCGTTATGGGACACGTTGATCATGGTAAAACTTCCCTGTTAGATTATATCAGAAAAACCAATGTAATTGCCGGTGAATCTGGTGGAATTACACAGCATATTGGTGCTTATAACGTGAAGTTGGAAAACGGTCAAAGAATTACATTCTTAGATACGCCAGGTCACGAGGCATTTACCGCAATGAGAGCCAGAGGTGCTCAAATTACTGATATTGCAATTATTGTTATTGCAGCAGATGATGATGTGATGCCTCAAACGAAAGAAGCGATTTCTCACGCACAGGCTGCGGGAGTTCCAATGATTATTGCAATTAATAAAGTAGATAGACCCAATGCTAATCCAGACAATATTCGTCAGCAACTTTCTGCGATGAACGTATTGGTAGAAGAATGGGGTGGAAATGTACAATCGCAAGAAGTATCTGCCAAGTTTGGTAATAACATGGATGCTCTTTTGGAAAAAGTATTATTGCAAGCTGAAATATTAGAATTAAAAGCAAATCCAGACAAAAATGCAAGTGGAGTAGTAATCGAAGCGTCTTTAGATAAAGGTCGAGGTTATATTTCAACAATTCTTGTACAGGCTGGAACTTTGAAAGTTGGCGATTACGTTCTTGCCGGGAAAAATCATGGTAAAGTAAAAGCAATTCTTGATGAGCGTGGAAAATCTCTGGACGAAGCAGGTCCATCAATTCCTGTAACTGTTTTAGGATTAGATGGAGCGCCAACCGCCGGTGATAAATTCCGGGTGTTTGAAGATGAAAGAGAAGCGAAAACAATTGCTACCAAGAGAGAGCAGTTGCAACGTGAACAATCAGTAAGAACCAAGAAACACGTAACACTGGATGAACTTGGAAGACGTATCGCTTTAGGAGACTTCAAAGAATTGAATATTATCCTTAAAGGGGATGTAGACGGTTCTGTAGAAGCGCTTTCTGATCAGCTTCAAAGTTTATCTACCGAGGAAATAAGCGTGAAGATCATACACCAGGGTGTAGGACAAATTACGGAGTCAGATGTACTATTAGCAGCGGCATCCGATGCGATCATGATTGGTTTCAACGTGAGAGCGGGTGTTAATGCAAAAGAATTAGCTGATAAAGAAGAAATCGAAATTAGAACTTATTCAATTATCTACAAGGCAATTGATGAAGTAAAAGAAGCGATGGAAGGAATGCTTTCTCCTGAGATTAAAGAACAGGTGATCGGTAACGTAGAAATCCGTGAGACTTTCAAAATTACGAAAGTAGGAACGATCGCAGGTTGTATGGTTCTTACCGGAAAAGTAACCCGTAATTCTAAAATCAGATTGCTGAGAGACGGAATCGTAAAATTCGAAGGAGAACTGGAAAGTTTGAAACGATTTAAAGATGATGCCAAGGAAGTAACAAAAGGTTATGAATGTGGATTGAATATCAAAGGTTACAATGATATTGAAGTTGGAGACATACTGGAAGTTTACGAAGAAATCTCTGTGAAGAAAAAATTGAAGTAA